CGGACCACGGCGAACATCTCGCTGGTCTTCTCCGAGCCCGACTACGAATTGCGGCAATGGACGGTGATCGACAACCAGGGGCTTTCGACCACGGTGGCGCTGCGCGATCTGCAGCCCGGCGCGGTGCTGGCGCCCTCGCTGTTCAAGCTCCCCGACAAGAACTCCTTCGCGCGGCGGCGGGAGAATTGACGTGACGCTATGCGGCCGTGCGATGCGAGAGTTCTTCGAGGCGCCGCGGGTCGCGCTCCAAAAGCCGCAATAGTTGCGTCATCGGGCGGCTCACCAGCACCTCACCCGACTCGTATTTCTGAAACGCGCGCGGCCCTCCGCCAAGAAGTTCGCTTGCCTTGCGCTGCGACAATTTCAGGCGAAGGCGGATGGCACGGACCTCGTCGGGCTTCAGCACACCCTGGCTTTCCGCCTTCAGTTCGGCCAGTGCCTTGTCCACGACGGCCATGTCGCCGCCGACATGAAGGCTTTCGCCGCCGCGCTTCGCGGGATACCAGCCCGGCAGTTGAACGACGCGCTCGCGATCCCGATAGCGAACCGTGAAGGATCGCGTGTCGCGCTTCAGCTTCGCGCCCGTGGAGGGATGGATCCGAAT
Above is a window of Rhizomicrobium sp. DNA encoding:
- a CDS encoding type II toxin-antitoxin system MqsA family antitoxin, which gives rise to MSEIRIHPSTGAKLKRDTRSFTVRYRDRERVVQLPGWYPAKRGGESLHVGGDMAVVDKALAELKAESQGVLKPDEVRAIRLRLKLSQRKASELLGGGPRAFQKYESGEVLVSRPMTQLLRLLERDPRRLEELSHRTAA